In the Syntrophales bacterium genome, one interval contains:
- a CDS encoding ATP-binding cassette domain-containing protein: MSASQDYNMTLVTLKDVSLSFGGPTLLDTVDLQIKRGERICLIGRNGTGKTTLLKLIHGELPPDSGMITKVKGLKTALLNQEVPPDLDGSVYGIVASGQPHQQVQTVISRMGLDEKASYGELSAGLKRRVLLARALVSDPDILLLDEPTNHLDIDAIVWMEQFLQRFVKTMIFVTHDRAFLNRLATRIVEIDRGTVTSFTGNYEDYLSRKEELIENESARRSEFDKQLRSEETWFRQGIKARRTRNEGRVRALMKMRAEVKQRRARSGNVRLMLQEGERSGRLAINARDVAFAYGGQSILSDFSTTVMRGDKVGIIGPNGCGKTTLLRILLGKIEPDSGCVRHGTRLEVAYFDQLRAELDETKTLQQNVAEESDSVFVNGKPRHVIGYLQDFLFSPDQVRGPITSLSGGERNRLLMAKLFTRPSNVLVLDEPTNDLDAETLELLEAMLINYAGTVLIVSHDRTFLNNTVTSTLVFEGEDRVRECVGGYDDWLRQRRQEEKSTPGVQQKKARPHKVATGSRKLTFKEQRELEQLPDIIEDLEAQKHTLFVTMADPALYKTSGAEVVKLQAKLDELERDLEKVYTRWELLEDLALKVGEK, translated from the coding sequence ATGTCGGCATCGCAGGATTATAATATGACTCTGGTGACGTTAAAGGATGTAAGCCTCAGCTTTGGCGGCCCCACATTGCTCGATACGGTGGATCTGCAAATCAAGCGGGGGGAGCGGATCTGCCTTATCGGTCGCAATGGTACCGGCAAGACCACTCTGCTGAAACTGATTCATGGTGAGCTGCCTCCCGACAGCGGTATGATCACGAAAGTCAAGGGGCTGAAAACCGCCCTGTTAAACCAGGAAGTACCCCCCGATCTCGACGGCAGTGTCTATGGTATCGTCGCCTCGGGACAGCCTCATCAGCAGGTTCAGACGGTCATCTCGCGCATGGGGCTGGATGAGAAAGCGTCATACGGGGAGCTCTCCGCCGGCCTCAAACGCCGGGTGCTCCTCGCTCGGGCTTTGGTGAGCGACCCCGACATTCTGCTGTTGGATGAACCGACCAATCATCTGGATATCGATGCCATTGTCTGGATGGAGCAGTTCCTGCAGCGTTTCGTGAAAACCATGATTTTCGTCACTCACGACCGTGCCTTCCTCAATCGCCTGGCGACCCGCATCGTTGAAATCGACCGGGGCACAGTGACTTCTTTTACCGGCAACTACGAGGACTACCTCAGCCGCAAAGAGGAGCTGATCGAGAATGAGTCCGCTCGAAGATCAGAATTTGACAAACAGTTGAGGAGCGAAGAAACCTGGTTCAGGCAGGGCATTAAAGCACGCCGAACCCGTAATGAGGGGCGGGTACGGGCACTGATGAAGATGCGAGCAGAGGTAAAGCAGCGCCGTGCCCGGAGCGGTAATGTGCGCCTGATGTTGCAGGAGGGCGAGCGGTCGGGGCGGCTTGCTATAAATGCCCGTGATGTCGCTTTTGCCTATGGCGGGCAGTCGATTCTCTCGGATTTTTCCACTACCGTTATGCGGGGTGACAAGGTAGGAATCATCGGGCCGAACGGTTGCGGAAAGACTACTCTGTTGCGCATCCTGCTTGGGAAAATCGAGCCGGACAGCGGGTGCGTGCGACACGGAACCCGCCTTGAGGTCGCCTATTTTGATCAGCTCAGGGCTGAGCTTGATGAAACCAAGACCCTGCAGCAAAACGTTGCCGAGGAAAGCGATAGTGTCTTTGTAAACGGCAAACCGCGGCATGTCATCGGCTATCTTCAGGACTTTCTGTTTTCGCCCGACCAGGTTCGGGGCCCAATAACCTCCCTTTCCGGCGGGGAGAGGAACCGACTCCTCATGGCTAAGCTCTTCACCCGGCCGTCCAATGTGCTGGTTCTGGATGAGCCCACCAACGATCTGGATGCGGAGACCCTGGAACTGCTGGAAGCTATGCTGATCAATTATGCGGGGACAGTCCTGATAGTAAGTCATGACCGGACATTTCTTAACAATACCGTTACCTCCACCCTGGTCTTTGAAGGTGAGGATCGGGTGAGAGAATGCGTGGGCGGTTATGATGACTGGCTCCGTCAGCGGCGGCAGGAGGAAAAATCCACGCCCGGGGTGCAACAAAAAAAAGCCAGGCCCCACAAGGTGGCCACGGGTTCCCGAAAGCTCACGTTTAAGGAGCAGCGCGAGCTCGAGCAACTGCCGGACATCATCGAAGACCTCGAGGCGCAAAAGCACACCCTTTTTGTCACCATGGCCGATCCCGCACTTTATAAAACCTCCGGGGCGGAGGTCGTGAAGCTGCAGGCCAAGCTTGATGAACTGGAACGGGATCTGGAGAAGGTCTATACCCGTTGGGAGCTGCTGGAAGATCTGGCGCTTAAGGTCGGGGAGAAATAG
- a CDS encoding TatD family hydrolase yields the protein MFIDSHAHLEMKAFDRDRDEVIGRATKAGVDYIVTVGTTLDDCKKAVFLANKYESIYAAVGIHPHEVKNINNATYDSLKELAAHDKVVAYGEIGLDFFRNLSPRDVQIKRFGEQLELAGEIGLPVVIHDREAHRETLDMLQKWKGNQRGIFHCFSGNYEMARKCLDMGFFISIPGTITFKKSETLQKVVENIPITSLLLETDSPYLAPHPRRGKRNEPANVILTARRVAEIKGLPLEEVGKITSQNTKIVFGIT from the coding sequence ATGTTCATTGATTCACATGCCCACCTGGAAATGAAAGCATTTGACCGCGACAGAGATGAAGTCATTGGGAGGGCCACAAAAGCCGGAGTAGATTATATCGTCACAGTCGGAACTACACTCGATGACTGCAAAAAGGCTGTTTTTCTTGCAAATAAGTACGAGTCCATTTATGCCGCAGTCGGAATACACCCACACGAAGTTAAGAATATAAATAATGCTACATACGACTCTCTTAAAGAACTGGCAGCCCATGATAAGGTAGTCGCCTATGGGGAGATCGGACTGGATTTCTTTCGTAATCTGTCCCCGCGGGATGTACAGATAAAAAGATTTGGGGAACAGCTGGAACTCGCCGGTGAAATCGGGCTTCCGGTAGTTATTCATGATCGTGAAGCCCACAGGGAAACTCTGGACATGCTACAGAAATGGAAAGGAAATCAAAGGGGTATATTTCACTGTTTTTCAGGCAACTATGAAATGGCCCGAAAATGCCTTGATATGGGATTTTTTATATCGATACCCGGAACGATCACCTTCAAAAAATCTGAGACGCTCCAGAAAGTAGTTGAAAATATTCCCATAACCAGTTTACTTCTGGAAACAGATTCTCCCTACCTCGCCCCTCATCCGAGGCGCGGCAAGAGAAATGAACCAGCCAATGTTATCCTGACTGCCCGAAGGGTTGCCGAGATAAAGGGTCTGCCCCTTGAAGAGGTTGGAAAAATAACGTCCCAAAACACAAAGATTGTTTTTGGGATTACCTGA
- a CDS encoding ABC transporter permease, giving the protein MADSTIRRDFWSRFSKNKMAVAGSAVVILLFIVSLLAPWISPYDPGEINLQMILSPPSGSHLLGTDQLGRDVLSRMIWGSRISLKVGFVATGIAIVIGAILGATAGYYGRWIDATIMRFVDIMLCFPAFFLILAVIAFLEPSIWNIMIVIGITGWMGITRLVRADFISIKERDYVQAAKAIGASDGRIIFFHILPNAMASVLVAATLGVAGAILTESALSFLGIGVQPPIPSWGNILTAGKDNIDIAWWLSLYPGLAILITVLGYNLLGEGIRDSLDPRLKG; this is encoded by the coding sequence ATGGCAGATTCAACTATCAGAAGAGATTTCTGGAGCAGATTTTCCAAAAACAAGATGGCCGTTGCGGGAAGCGCAGTGGTGATTTTATTATTTATAGTTTCCCTGCTTGCACCCTGGATCTCCCCCTATGACCCCGGCGAAATCAATCTCCAGATGATTCTCTCTCCACCTTCCGGCAGTCACCTTTTAGGAACAGACCAACTGGGACGTGATGTCTTGAGCCGTATGATCTGGGGTTCGAGAATATCCCTGAAGGTCGGGTTCGTAGCCACAGGTATTGCCATAGTAATAGGAGCCATTTTAGGCGCCACAGCGGGATATTATGGAAGGTGGATTGATGCCACGATTATGAGATTTGTCGATATTATGCTATGCTTCCCTGCCTTTTTTCTTATATTAGCTGTCATAGCATTTCTTGAACCTTCCATCTGGAATATTATGATCGTTATAGGCATCACCGGCTGGATGGGTATAACCCGTCTGGTCAGAGCAGATTTCATTTCGATAAAGGAGAGAGATTACGTGCAGGCCGCCAAGGCCATCGGCGCCAGCGATGGGCGTATTATATTTTTCCACATCCTTCCCAATGCTATGGCATCTGTTCTCGTAGCAGCAACACTCGGAGTCGCAGGGGCCATACTGACAGAATCAGCTCTGAGCTTCCTCGGAATCGGGGTTCAGCCCCCCATCCCAAGCTGGGGGAATATCCTTACCGCCGGTAAGGACAACATAGATATTGCCTGGTGGCTTTCTCTCTACCCGGGCCTTGCTATTCTGATAACAGTGCTCGGTTATAACCTGCTGGGCGAGGGGATAAGAGATTCCCTTGACCCAAGGCTCAAAGGATAA
- the rnhA gene encoding ribonuclease HI, translated as MGKPKKYYAVARGRNPGIYTAWFGPDGAEEQIRGYAGARYKGFASLPEAQKWLQNPIYVRSPSGGKDSDTALDMDVPPGTIVIYTDGGCRGNPGPGGYGAVIIDGGKRIELAQGFCLTTNNRMELMACIAALKALKVPADVVLYSDSRYVVNGISRGWARKWSANNWMRTKKDAAENADLWAQLLDLCDSLRVQFVWVRGHAGHLENEYCDELAFQAADSEDLKEDHAYVQGRTKVLHGLFDEAD; from the coding sequence ATGGGAAAACCGAAGAAATACTATGCCGTAGCCAGGGGTCGTAACCCGGGCATCTATACCGCATGGTTCGGTCCCGACGGCGCCGAAGAGCAGATCCGCGGATATGCCGGAGCTCGCTATAAGGGATTCGCCTCTCTGCCTGAGGCGCAGAAGTGGCTGCAGAACCCGATATACGTTCGGTCACCATCAGGGGGAAAGGATTCCGATACCGCCCTCGATATGGATGTGCCGCCGGGCACAATCGTCATCTATACCGATGGGGGCTGCCGCGGCAACCCGGGACCGGGAGGATACGGTGCGGTTATTATCGATGGGGGAAAGCGGATCGAACTCGCCCAGGGCTTTTGTCTGACCACTAACAACCGCATGGAATTAATGGCCTGCATTGCGGCGCTCAAGGCATTGAAGGTTCCGGCTGATGTAGTGCTGTACAGCGATTCGCGCTACGTGGTTAACGGGATCAGCCGGGGTTGGGCCCGTAAGTGGAGCGCCAATAACTGGATGCGTACGAAGAAAGACGCCGCTGAAAATGCCGATCTGTGGGCGCAGTTGCTGGATCTGTGCGATTCCCTCCGGGTGCAGTTCGTCTGGGTCCGTGGGCACGCGGGACACCTGGAAAATGAGTACTGTGATGAACTGGCTTTTCAAGCGGCAGACAGCGAAGACCTCAAGGAGGATCACGCCTATGTTCAAGGCCGAACCAAAGTTCTACACGGCCTGTTTGATGAGGCGGACTGA